The segment CACATTGCAGATTTAAAAGCTTCTTCATACAGGGACATCAGACCTCatactgcagctgtgtgaggaCCTACTGTGAtgatgtttcctgctgtgttctCGCTGTCAGTCTGGTCATCCTGCTCCGAGGAGTCCGTCTCCTCTAGACTCTGCAGTTCCAGCTCTGAAGGCAGGAGGGCACTGAGATATGGGATTGTGGTCGGCCGGGCCGCgatcactgaaaaaaaaaacagccacaggGCTCAGAACAAAACTGCTTTCAGTAAAGTGAGGATGAATGtgtgaaccaatcagagacactGACATGGGAAGATAGTGATGTCATCTTTAAAAAGGCTCTGGGTTTCTCCGGTCTTGGCCATGAAGCGTGTGAGGGCTCGCTCCACGTCTCtcctctggctggctgctttctctctcaACACCTGGTAGTCTGACACGGGCTCTCTAAATGTCTGCAGGAACGGAGACACACACCTCAATGCAGCACTACTCAAACAATCTGCATCTTCAGGTATTTAAGGATCTCTGCGCCTCACCGGTGTTTTGATGTAGGTGTGAGGGTCGGGGAACTCCGGGAAGTGGCAGGGGATGTAAGGCGGGTGTGTGCGCTTTTGTCCAGCACACAGTGCTTTGGGAGTCACAGGTGTGTTCGTAACTGGAGCTGAAAGTCATACAGCACAGACAATTCAATTAAAATCACTTTATGAATTTAGACTAGCATTTTATAGCCATTATTTCTGATACTAACAGCACAGAGCATCTACTTACGGGCAGTTATGACCATCCTCTGTGATCTTTTGGCATATATAGGCAGGGTGTCGAcattaaaacctttaaaaacataaaatcatagTTTTTCCTTTTAGCGTTTTACTGTGTATAGTAAATATGTTAGCGTAACAAAGATCTTACCCATTTCAATGAGTGTGACCACCGTGTCTGATAAGGTTGGGACGCTCCTCGCTGTGTGTTCACAATATGCTTTCGCACACCGACCGATTTCAGTAATATCtaaaagaaagacaaacactacatcagccaatcctccgggtggaccctgtaggagtattggctggttgtcactctcttcctgctctgtgcaccagagaggtacgtgcatgatggccgaaggcacagaccgcagctcgtcttcaggtgatgtcatgtgattgggaggcgtggcttcgggctgagctccgagagaaaggggcgtgtgcttactttgaaatctggctgccTCTAATGAGTTTTCAAAGTCTCCTCCCTACCTTTAAGGGGCAAACTAACCAAGTTTTAACAGGCTttctatctatatatctatctatactTTCCATTTCTACAGAGTCCAGCTCTCAGCGACACATTGTGTTTCCTTTTACACATAAGGCAGGAAGCCACAGTCACAATATAGGTCTTTTGCAGAGCAAGCTTCCCTGCAGTAAACACTGCCAACTGAAAAAGCATACATGTATTTCCACAGTAATGGAGCACTTTAACTTTTTATCATCAAATGCATTGCACCAAATTCCTGAAGTGATTTAACTGTAGCTCACAGCAGCAAACTGACataaagcagaaacatctgtcagATAACCTGACAAAGAATGTTCTGAGCTCCACAAGCATTTTACTACATCTACAAAAACAGAAGCCTTTCAACACTCACAGCTCTGCATCATCTCGGTGAGTGTTTCCACCGCCGCCTTCTCTGCACTTTCAAAGCCACACTCTGTCAGCAGGGCACTGACGACCACCTGCAGGGTGCGCCGTCGGGCCAGGTAGTAGTTCTCTGCCGGGCTGGAAGCTGCTTTGCCACCAACTCCACgctgacaaaacaacaaacataacctgattcttttgtttttgttcttggaTAGATAGAAAGATAGATCGATaaacagatagatagatactttattgatccccggggggaaattcaGGTGGGATGACGAAGAATATTCACCGACAAGCTGCAAATGAGTCTCCGTTACACTCTTGTGATGTTCGGACCATTtgataaacaaaatattattgTGTTGCTGATAAAGTTCTTACCAAAGGGCTCTGACGTGTGGAACAACGCAGCACGTTACAACTACACACGGCATTACTATCATACATGTATCGACTCTTACGAAGGACGTTAGCATACCGTTTGTTATTACTTGAAACTCACATTCTGTCACTTTATAGGcgaataaaaatacaaacagatgaTTTTAAAATGGTTCGCTGACCTTATCTTGCCACTGAAAATTTAAGCAGCAATTAACTAAGAATGCTAACAAGTTTATTAGCATTTCTCCGGACATGACGTCTTAACAGTAACAGAGCATACACCGGTTATACGTAGCTACAGCTAGTTAGCTTATTAGTCCATAGAGAAGTGTAGTACGTTGTTTTTGGACTAAACTGTTGTAATTTATTAGCTAATACCTGCTGAAACATGTCAGCACATGAACAGCATCACCTGCAGTCAGCGTTCACTGCTAGCTTAGCATCGTGCAGCAGGCTAAACGACAGAGAGCATAAGTAGCTTCTCTTACCCCTGACGCGTTCAGAGAACCTCCCGACGCCACCACAGAATCCGCCATCTACAGTTATTATACTTCTGCTCGATGTGTTCATTTGATTTACAGTGATCCCAACTTCTATTTGTCCCGACGGTCGTTTTAGCCGCCGTTATAGTAAACACCGTCTTAATATTTGATGTCGTTTCCGTCGCCCGGGCGGAAGTGAAAATGATCCCACTGAATTTACTTTCGCCCTCTAGTGGTCGACTGTAGGAACGGCACCTGCTGCATTTACAGCGTGGTCCGTTTTCAGCTATTTTTCCACCACATGTAGCTTGAAGCTCAATGTTTACAACACTACCCATACAttatacagtaaaataaataatttcagATTATGATTGGCGTTTTTGTGTGATTGTTTGAATTACTGTGATTATTTGTTTTGTCagacaaaacagaaatgtgactgttttagtattttgacagacaatcaaacaaacatcggtctatcaataaaaaaataataagattgcttgataataaaaataactaTTCTGAGCCATTTAGATCCCTCAAATCAATGCTTGTTGATTTGTGTTATCATACACCACTGGTTATAAAATCATGGTCTGATTCTGTTGCTTGCAGAAAAATAGGTTTATTTGAGTGCAAAATGCACATATTCAATTTTTGTTCCTAATACATCCATCAGTGTCTGCTGCCCAGCAGCCAGTCATCAGTGTAATCTGCAGTTTTCATCTCATCTCAGTCAATCCACCAAAActgaaggaaataaaaacagaaggaCCAACTCAGCATGGTGATTTAATTGACCACCATTCTATCAGTGTTATAACTGCTGTCCGTTTACATCAGGGGAGTTTCTTTATGAAGCGTGTAAGCGGTGGGCATTGcttctctgtgcagctgtgggCAGATGTTTGGCCTTGACCTCGATCATTGCTGTCTGCATAACTTCAGTGTCAACCACAGACGTGTGtgagtccacctccaccttcttcttcttcttctctgtcatcACGCTTATTTCGGCTGGTTCGTCCTCAACACCATCAACAAAGGGCAGGAAAATGGTCTCCACCACCCCACTGACCATTCCGAGCACGGCCAGGCTGGAGCCCAGCAGGTAGATCTTCAGCATGCGTCTGTTGGGCTTCTGATTCAGCATCTCCTTTGCAAATGGAATGATCTCACTAAGGTTTTCCATGATGTGTTGCTTGATGACTGTTGAAGGAAATTGAGAAATTGTTACCGAATGATTTGACAGAGTAACAAGaacaatattttaataataaaaatagaaatggaaaaaaagataaTACTCACTTAGGTGCACACCTCCTCAATTTCTCAGTGTTTTGGCCAAATCAAGAATTCATCAGCAGAGAGGGACAAGAAGAGCCCCCCAATTTAAACACAGGGAAGACTCAGGTCAACTCCCACAGTGGAGACATGATGAATATTCATGAGCTCATTTGCTTTTTGGAGATTACAGGCCTGTTTGGGTAAAagggcaacaacaacaaaaaaaggacgACAACCAAgacaaatgtgtgcatgtgacacAACACATGGATTTGACAGTAATTaaatatacagtaaaatatgttcaactgtccgtccatccatccacgTGGGGTTAAATCACACAACCATCCACCTCCAGTGTAGAGCCATAAAGCTAACGTCCATGTTTCTGTTATGAGGACGTGCCGATTCCACGAAAAAGTACGTGTCACTCATCACGTCTGGagtggtgtgtttttgttttgtgtctcgtCACCCTGCACATCGATCTTCATCAGGTGAGCTTCATCACGGTATGTGAGACTGCAGAAAGCCTGATCCATTTATCGGCTGTTTGACAAATGTATTGGTTACACTTGGAATACCCCTTATTGATCCCTGTGAGATAAACCATCATGCAGCCCTGTGGCTGctccacactcacacatcacacTGTTGTGTCAGGCAACTTTCTGCCCTTTGACCCACTTCTACACTGCAGGAGAGAAGTGAGTGAAATGAGGCAAAGTTAGTTGGGAAATGTGTCTGATCTTTGTCACAGAGAGACATGCGTCAGATGTCTGCACGACAGTTCaacatgtgcacaaacacaacaacacttaATCCACACAGATTTGTAGACAACGTGTGTCCTTAGGTTCACCAGGTTAATCCAGAGTTGAGTTTCTTCTACTCATAATAATAGCAATAATACAGATTTTGTTGAACCTCTGACCTTCAGCGTCAGGAGAGTCACGATTACCTCCCAGCTTTAAAATCAGTGGAAACACTAAAGTCACTAAAGTCACTAAAGGTCCTGAAATGACCTGTGTTTGCATCTTTGCTGAATGAACAAGTTCACACATTCATGGAGCACCGAAGACTCTGTGGCTTCATTCAAAGGCGACCTCTCACCCTGTTTGTCCTGTTTTTGAATGCAGACTTTCCCAGATTGTGGCGTCACTGTGCATAATGTCCCTCTTTGAGCAGCTCGCTGTGGACTGTGGGCATTCATGTCGAGACTGTTTGGAGACCTTTGCTCCATATTTTGGAGTTCTCCTGCTTGAATCGATGGTCTGTCTTCTTTACTGGACTGCAGCAGGGTGACCATGTTGAGGTTTGGCTGGTGTGTGGGGACATGAAGAAAGGTACAGACTTTACATAAGAAAAGGTGGAGACTTCTTTGCTCTGGCTGAAAGCTGCTGCTCCAAATACGCTGCTCTCTGTAATCCTGACTGTCCTGCAGGAGCTGTGTCAGCTAATCTGCTGGTGTACAGCCTGCTAATTGGTTTGAAGGTGAGTTTAATTGGGTAAATCTACTCAGGTCACAGAATCATGAAAGTTCCAGTTTAAAATCTTTTCTTAGTTTTAATTTGCAGAAAAAACTCAAAACGGGTAAAAAGTGAGAACTGGTCCTTTATTCCTAGAAGTCCTTCAAGAACAGAGTCCCTGATCCCTGAGTTCACTCAGAACTACAAGAACTGACAGGCTGCCTGCTTCTGCCTCAGTAAGAGCTTCACATATCATGTCCATTTCAGGGTTTCCTTATTAAAACTTCATCTTTACTTACTGTAACCAAACACATATCCAGAAGGTGTCTCCATCCAGTTCAGTGGTTACACACAAGATAAACACATATCAAGGACTCTTTGGTTAGAAAGCACCAGATAAGACCACAAATACTAATATTCTGACTCAGTATGTGTGAGTAACTCAGATTATTCAGATCTAGGTCTTTTATTTGACAAGCTTTGGGAAACATTGAGACATGCATGTTGTAATGGTCTGGTCTGTGGGTCATCTAGACAGGTGCGCTAGCTCCTCTGCAGCCAGCATGCAACTATTGGTTTGACCAGCAAACATACAAAACTACTGAcctaaataaatgaaaataatgcAGAGGTAAAGCAATCATTAACCCCTGTGTAAGTAAAAATCCTATAACTGAAACTATGCACTGCTCATGTTTGTACTCTGTGTGATGCTGcatgagacatttccgtaatgatGTTATATTCAAGAgtttcctttgggattaataaagttttatcttatctgatCTGAAGTGTGAAGTGTGACTGACATGAACAGACATGTGCAGATTCTGTACAGGCTTTAATTCTGAGCATACAGAGATGCCACCATAATACATAAATAGATCGATATGTGTTGAATCCATCaatacagaagaagaagcacacTGATCCACACTGAGATGGGGGGGTACATACAGAGGTCATATTCTAGCAGGTGACGACTCGGTGAGGTATACTTGTGGCATTTACACTGTTAGTGATCAGGACAGGATGTTGCtggttacatttattttttattttttaaatttatttaaaaaaaagaagcaaatatgttagaaaaaataaagcaaactATGAATTTACAGAAGGTCATACATGAAATAAATCAGCATGGCTTATTGAAAGCAGTAAGTTAGCATGCAACACTCTCGGTGCTCACAGATACAGGCTGGCTACAGGCTACAACGCCTCGTACACGATGAAGCACAATAATCTCTGTTACTGTGTTAAAACAACACGATCCAAACAAAGCTGAACTCTAAGTGCTCCGATGGATTAAACGCTCCCTGATGAAGCGTTCACATCATCAGAAGTCAGAGACTCCGTCTGCAGGTGAGCCCGTCATGTCTTCTGTAAATACTGTCTGCACGGTTTCACTGAgctgaagtgtgtctgtgtgctcatcAGTGTGGTTTTCGAGAAACTTCATAGGCACTCTTTCCAACAATAAATAGTCCCACAGACTGTGGTTCTCACAGACTGCTCGGGCCCACCAGCAGGATCAAGCACTTCTTATCCTCAGCACCTCGGAGCTGCCGACACAAAACAGCTGCATGCTGAGCCAGAGCAGCAACACTGACCTGCAGAGGGCACAGACACAGCGGCTGGATTAGTTCcatcagattagattagattaagaacctttatttgtccaacaatggggaaattgcattgaTGCAACAGCGCAGATACAAAAAGAATGATGTGGAGGGACTGTGTGAAGTGTTGcacaaagagaagagaaaagagtgAGTCCTAAAACCTGTGAGCCTGTTTTTAGGTTTATGTGTCTTATAAACAGCTAAGAAGTAGCTGAAGTTACTTATTATTTAAATAAGTAACTGTCACATTCACCAGAAGCTTGAACTCTGGAAAGTCAGGGATCAGTTATTTAAAAGTAATTTCTACTTTTGATCATTTAAAGGACCGTACCAAGTAAAATgcttgtttccatggaaactTCATGCAGCCTTCACATGACGGAGCAAACTCCGGTCTGAACCGTCTTCCCGCTGTGGTTCTTAGTGTACCTGAAAGCAAGACAGAAAAGTTCCGTCAGCTGTGCCATGACATCAGAAGGAACTGACATCAGACGGAGCTGAAACGTACCCGTTCAGGTTCGCGGGCTCCGAGTGGTACACGTGCTTCTGCTCAGCTATGGTGGGCGCGTGGTGACTGCTGCCCTGGCTCTGACTGGCCTTCAGCATGTGGTAGTGGCTCTTCACCTCAATGGGGCTGGTGGGCAACAACATGTGATGAGTCCCGAGCGTGTTCCCGTTCACCTCTGCCGTCTTGGGCTCCAGCTTTTCAGGATCGGGCTGTTTCCGGGTTTTGGTTGGAGAGGACAAATCCACCACCTTGATGTCTGGGATGCTGGCCTGCCTCAGGGCCAGGTCGGAGTGGgccagctgcagcttcttcatGTGGTTGATGGCCACAGCAGCGTTGTAGGCTTGCTGTAAAGACAGCAGACATAAGAGCTGCATGTTAGCTGGAAGGTGGTGAGATCGTTTATCAATCAGAGTGTATTGATACACTACACACAGCCACTGGAGGCCCTGATTACAACACGGCATCTTATTAAACTGTCCTTAAGCAGGAAGGATTTAGACAGATTAATCCACTATAACCCGCAGGCTCCTTAATGAGCTTATGGAAACAGAGCCTTCAGTGTGGGCTTACCTTCCACTTGGACTTGGCAAAGTTCTTCTGGATCTGAACGCTGACAGAGTAGTAGATGTCCTGGCTCCGGGCCGTCTTTCCGATAATCCtggaaaacacagaacagaacaggaaGCTTAAATTTAGCTTTATTTGAAGGTGATgctattttttctttatttttttggtcAGCACggactgatgacatcactggatTAACCTGTCCATGCTGTAGCTATGTGACACTCACCAGGGATGTCTGAGCGCCTGCTCCGTGGTGTAGCGCATGTTGGGATTCTTCTGCATCATGTTACGGATGAAATCTTTTGCTGCACATTTCAAATAGAAGACGCACACGTTAAAGACGTTTCTGTGGCTGCACTAATACATCAGAGGTATGCGTCAGAGCTCAGTGTGTATTTACCAGACTCAGAGATGTCGTCCCAGAAGGGCGAGTCAAACTCATACTGAGCCTTCATGATCTTGGAGAAGAGCCGCGCCTCACTCTCCTCATAAAACGGAGGATATCCGCAGagtctgaaatgaaaacatcatcatcacaacGGCCAACAGGGGCTTTTAATTTGAACATCCGGCCACTAAAAGAACCTTTACACTTACAAGATGTAGGTGATAACTCCAATAGACCAGCAGTCCACGGCCTTGCTGTAGGGCTTTTGTGCCAAAACTTCAGGAGCTGAAAGTGAGAAGAAATGTTGAAGCTATAGCAGCGATTAGCCTGGTGAAACTGTGCTGTGCTCCTGTGTCTACACGTTGAGTGTGTCCATACATTGATCATAGACAGGCATGCTCACTCACCGACATATCCCGGGGTGCCGCAGGCTGTGGACATGATGTCGTTGTCCACCATCTTCGAGAGGCCGAAGTCACTGATCATGATCTTGGAGTCCTCCTCCTGGCTGTAGTACAGGATATTCTCCGGCTGTTCAGggacaaacagacaggagaGCAGAGGTCACACACTGAGGTCCACAAATAATCCACCTTCTCTTCAAGATGCTGCACAGGGAGCAACAGTACGGGAAATATATTTGCTTTCATACTGAGAAGCATAAAAAGGAGTGTGCACTCTAAGCTGGTGTCagctgtgggtctgtgtgaggagATAGAACAGCTGCCAGTGTGTCTCCATGAGCGGGATTGGTGTGAAAAAAGGccactgccatctgctggtacAGATGTATTTCCACTCACACAGGATGCGTCGGCCTGCCTCTGTCCATGATCTCTGTTCTTAGTTCTGTGTTTCTGGGCCTCTAAGCTCATTAGCTGTTCTTTAGCCTAATTCTCGTCCTGTTGCTAAGCTAAGTGCTACTTATACAACACATGTACTTCCCAGATTATTATTGCAGCTCAGGTAGGGCAGCCATATTGTTCATTCAAGTGAAAAGCCgtgcactgtgtgtgcttcACTGTGTTACCTTGAGGTCGCGGTGCACTATGCCATTCTGGTGCAGATAGCTCACGGCCTGCAGCACCTGCTGTATCACACTGCTGGCATCTTTCTCCGAGTACACGCCCCGGTCCAGGATCCTGTCGAAGAGCTCGCCTCCTGAAACACTAGACAATTCAtttcaaattaaaattaaaataatcaaaaaaacACATCCCATGGTGTAATGTTTTCTAAAAACTCACAGCTGCATGATGAGGTAGTAATGAGTCCGACTTTCGTAGAAATCCTCCATCCCCACAGCGTTCTCATGCTTGATTCTGTTTGACaaaaacagtgtttcagtgACTAAAGAGCCCACTGTGAAGCTGGTAATACCTGGAAATAAGAACTGACCTTCTCAGCACAGCTATCTCGTTCTCCAGGTTGAGATccctcttctgttttttcttcacaCACTTCATGGCGAACATCTTCcccgtcttcttctccttcaccatGTAGACCTCTGAGAACGCCCCCCTGTTAACGAACACACAGGATGAGCAGGAGGAGATAACACATGTCTCCTGGTCAAAGGAAATGAGCTTCTCCCTCATTAGAATCAAATCAGTTTTTAATCAAACAAGCAGCACAGAACATTGCCCCCTTGGTGCAGCCATATTAAACATCGTTATAATTATGTAGCCAGAAGCTTTGTTTGTCTTCGGAAGTCACACTCACTGTTTCCCAATTTCCTGTTTTGATGCTAAGCTACGCTAACTGGCTGCTGGTTCCACTTGATCTAACTCCTGAGTGAGTTAAAGCCTCCTGATTatctcctgtgtgtttttttcctttggaaACTTCCAGATTTCCATGAGACTTGAAATGAACACAGTGCAATTACAGGTCTATCAAAGGGCTCAATTAAGGCCTTCTGAGGATCTTGGTGCTGTAACCGTTCACATGTCAGCAGCTTATtattcctctctgctctgtacaTGTTGTCTTCAGTGCTGTCTGGGAATAGTTGTTCCACC is part of the Parambassis ranga chromosome 7, fParRan2.1, whole genome shotgun sequence genome and harbors:
- the taf8 gene encoding transcription initiation factor TFIID subunit 8 isoform X2 encodes the protein MADSVVASGGSLNASGLVGEYSSSSHLNFPPGINKRGVGGKAASSPAENYYLARRRTLQVVVSALLTECGFESAEKAAVETLTEMMQSYITEIGRCAKAYCEHTARSVPTLSDTVVTLIEMGFNVDTLPIYAKRSQRMVITAPPVTNTPVTPKALCAGQKRTHPPYIPCHFPEFPDPHTYIKTPTFREPVSDYQVLREKAASQRRDVERALTRFMAKTGETQSLFKDDITIFPLIAARPTTIPYLSALLPSELELQSLEETDSSEQDDQTDSENTAGNIITDETGTEKEESMLPPSGVVSSAKANEDNVIDNPYLRPVKKPKVRRKK
- the taf8 gene encoding transcription initiation factor TFIID subunit 8 isoform X1, with the protein product MYDSNAVCSCNVLRCSTRQSPLLVGEYSSSSHLNFPPGINKRGVGGKAASSPAENYYLARRRTLQVVVSALLTECGFESAEKAAVETLTEMMQSYITEIGRCAKAYCEHTARSVPTLSDTVVTLIEMGFNVDTLPIYAKRSQRMVITAPPVTNTPVTPKALCAGQKRTHPPYIPCHFPEFPDPHTYIKTPTFREPVSDYQVLREKAASQRRDVERALTRFMAKTGETQSLFKDDITIFPLIAARPTTIPYLSALLPSELELQSLEETDSSEQDDQTDSENTAGNIITDETGTEKEESMLPPSGVVSSAKANEDNVIDNPYLRPVKKPKVRRKK
- the taf8 gene encoding transcription initiation factor TFIID subunit 8 isoform X3, coding for MADSVVASGGSLNASGRGVGGKAASSPAENYYLARRRTLQVVVSALLTECGFESAEKAAVETLTEMMQSYITEIGRCAKAYCEHTARSVPTLSDTVVTLIEMGFNVDTLPIYAKRSQRMVITAPPVTNTPVTPKALCAGQKRTHPPYIPCHFPEFPDPHTYIKTPTFREPVSDYQVLREKAASQRRDVERALTRFMAKTGETQSLFKDDITIFPLIAARPTTIPYLSALLPSELELQSLEETDSSEQDDQTDSENTAGNIITDETGTEKEESMLPPSGVVSSAKANEDNVIDNPYLRPVKKPKVRRKK
- the g0s2 gene encoding G0/G1 switch protein 2, whose translation is MENLSEIIPFAKEMLNQKPNRRMLKIYLLGSSLAVLGMVSGVVETIFLPFVDGVEDEPAEISVMTEKKKKKVEVDSHTSVVDTEVMQTAMIEVKAKHLPTAAQRSNAHRLHAS
- the LOC114438503 gene encoding calcium/calmodulin-dependent protein kinase type 1D-like, with the protein product MDVISDLTTGTCTAPDKVICPDRGELLAGESEQSSYSAESLEIPVEASAAMGRQEADYVWKKNTENIQEIFDIMEELGSGAFSEVYMVKEKKTGKMFAMKCVKKKQKRDLNLENEIAVLRRIKHENAVGMEDFYESRTHYYLIMQLVSGGELFDRILDRGVYSEKDASSVIQQVLQAVSYLHQNGIVHRDLKPENILYYSQEEDSKIMISDFGLSKMVDNDIMSTACGTPGYVAPEVLAQKPYSKAVDCWSIGVITYILLCGYPPFYEESEARLFSKIMKAQYEFDSPFWDDISESAKDFIRNMMQKNPNMRYTTEQALRHPWIIGKTARSQDIYYSVSVQIQKNFAKSKWKQAYNAAVAINHMKKLQLAHSDLALRQASIPDIKVVDLSSPTKTRKQPDPEKLEPKTAEVNGNTLGTHHMLLPTSPIEVKSHYHMLKASQSQGSSHHAPTIAEQKHVYHSEPANLNGYTKNHSGKTVQTGVCSVM